The candidate division KSB1 bacterium genome contains a region encoding:
- a CDS encoding response regulator, which yields MEASKPKILIVDDRSNWRTTLETLLKSYGYAVTVAANVLEASEALEQGPYNTAILDVRLDDFDDENREGLSTVLLSAHLKYPRMSFIVISSYYSEAEVRDFAPPDVRLFYFDKNNFPIDKMLNTLEQLVLS from the coding sequence ATGGAAGCCTCGAAACCGAAAATATTGATTGTCGATGACAGATCCAACTGGCGCACCACTTTAGAGACGCTGCTGAAATCATACGGGTATGCGGTGACGGTGGCTGCCAATGTGTTGGAAGCGTCGGAGGCCCTGGAGCAAGGCCCGTACAACACCGCTATTCTCGACGTGCGTTTGGATGATTTTGACGACGAAAATCGCGAAGGACTTTCCACCGTTTTGCTTTCCGCGCATCTCAAGTATCCGCGAATGAGTTTTATCGTCATCTCATCTTATTACAGCGAAGCCGAAGTCAGAGACTTTGCGCCGCCCGACGTGAGGTTGTTTTATTTTGATAAAAACAATTTTCCCATTGACAAAATGCTCAACACGCTCGAGCAACTCGTGCTTTCATAG
- a CDS encoding AraC family transcriptional regulator, whose product MPKPKLILYSHELPNCTCYERIFNTVFATEAAATVEDFLRRLRTTKAAAAVVCCCSGQEESVEELLRLEALAGPLPVLTCLRKLNPQFIQKAAQRGVDRFLLCDMPEEKIRDLIYEAIQGGGLKTFLETCCPGSLSTPYVRRMIDEIVHAFPHRMTEPEMAKRLGISQRWLQKTCRQAFGKTFKRLLRRIWIHQALRLMQKTTLNNVEIAQQLNYSEESNMARDFRKELGYSPSEARKRLTTQSPNQLLF is encoded by the coding sequence ATGCCCAAGCCGAAGCTCATTCTTTATTCCCACGAGCTGCCGAATTGCACCTGCTACGAACGCATTTTTAACACCGTGTTTGCCACTGAAGCGGCGGCAACGGTGGAAGATTTTCTGCGCCGCCTACGGACGACAAAAGCGGCTGCGGCAGTGGTCTGTTGCTGTTCAGGGCAAGAAGAAAGCGTTGAGGAACTCTTGCGTTTGGAAGCGCTCGCCGGCCCTTTGCCGGTGCTGACGTGTTTGCGCAAGCTTAATCCGCAATTCATTCAAAAAGCGGCCCAACGCGGAGTGGATCGCTTTCTGCTGTGTGACATGCCAGAGGAGAAAATACGCGACCTCATTTACGAAGCCATCCAAGGTGGTGGGTTGAAAACATTTTTGGAAACCTGTTGTCCGGGCAGCCTTTCTACTCCTTATGTGCGCCGCATGATTGATGAAATCGTGCATGCCTTCCCACATCGCATGACAGAACCCGAGATGGCCAAACGCCTGGGAATTTCCCAGCGCTGGCTGCAGAAGACTTGCCGGCAAGCTTTTGGCAAAACCTTCAAACGTCTGCTGCGCCGCATTTGGATACACCAAGCCTTGCGTCTGATGCAGAAGACGACGCTGAATAACGTGGAGATCGCCCAACAATTGAATTACAGCGAAGAAAGCAACATGGCGCGGGATTTTCGCAAAGAACTCGGCTACAGCCCCAGCGAAGCGCGGAAACGCTTAACCACGCAAAGCCCCAACCAATTGTTGTTTTAA
- a CDS encoding TIR domain-containing protein, whose product MDTNEKLALIVEDASNWVKRHQLSLGELGFKTFVAHDYAEAVGLLRHERFDLAVIDLYLSTKAEPENLNGVFLLQYLFEKNIPVIIVTGYGSRRLADKIYHDFDVFEILDKLAFDTEKFKSYVLQATAFKPAASNNHEKKKAISRKKIEAFITELLRDLGAQPIKSAPVRRERITVRTSKSLQVFISHSVKDKTLTDRLANDLRAAGVEVWYDSDEISVGDSILEKIEHGAKSDFMVIILSPDAVVSWMVRQELMMFLNEEKRRGYSLILPVLYKDCDIPPLLEGRRYADFRGNYESGLAELLRSLGMKRGQNSPFPQN is encoded by the coding sequence ATGGACACCAACGAAAAACTGGCTCTCATCGTTGAGGATGCTTCAAATTGGGTCAAGCGGCACCAATTGTCGCTTGGCGAGCTTGGCTTTAAAACTTTTGTTGCGCATGACTACGCCGAAGCTGTCGGGCTTTTGCGGCATGAACGATTCGACTTGGCAGTCATTGATCTTTACCTGTCGACCAAAGCCGAGCCGGAAAACCTGAACGGAGTTTTTTTGCTGCAGTACCTTTTCGAAAAAAATATTCCAGTTATTATTGTCACGGGCTACGGCTCGCGCCGGCTTGCCGACAAAATTTATCATGATTTCGATGTTTTCGAGATTTTGGACAAGCTAGCGTTCGATACAGAGAAATTTAAAAGTTATGTTTTACAAGCAACTGCCTTTAAGCCGGCGGCATCCAATAATCATGAAAAGAAGAAAGCAATATCCCGTAAAAAAATCGAAGCCTTCATAACGGAATTGCTGCGTGACCTCGGCGCTCAGCCGATCAAATCGGCTCCCGTGAGACGTGAGCGCATCACAGTTCGGACATCGAAATCTTTGCAGGTTTTTATCAGCCACTCCGTCAAGGATAAAACTTTAACCGACCGCCTTGCCAATGATTTGCGTGCCGCTGGCGTGGAAGTCTGGTATGACAGCGACGAAATCAGCGTCGGCGATTCGATACTCGAAAAAATCGAGCATGGCGCCAAGAGCGACTTCATGGTCATCATTCTTTCGCCCGATGCCGTCGTTTCCTGGATGGTCAGGCAGGAATTGATGATGTTCTTAAATGAGGAGAAACGGCGCGGTTATTCTTTGATTCTTCCCGTGCTCTACAAAGATTGCGACATACCACCTTTGCTGGAAGGACGCCGGTATGCCGATTTTCGCGGCAATTATGAATCCGGCTTGGCGGAGTTGCTGCGCAGTCTCGGAATGAAAAGAGGCCAAAACAGTCCTTTCCCGCAAAACTGA
- a CDS encoding GAF domain-containing protein, whose protein sequence is MEDSKKIEALQARLRERIQALAAEIHADTVTMFCYDRESDKFALPLGYGLLDPSSFQKSMPRSDRLAGKIVKENKTIVAETVANHPEINGPFSRREKIQSVAGYPLAKNDITVGVVFVSYRQPHRFKDNDLAAIKRFAQEAAGEIIAAQVLDRLREQSYREQPEEQQVLQGIVEVICSAMDMPAAIWLRDRYDPKRVSIHAATGISADYQERAAVCLDDESIISQVMRTGESIGVKKIGRDPRFKYPDLAARAGWESLLAVPLKVKNHITGAIELFSFEPREFSRTDLEKISVMIGRIGLAIENYRRFQELQIFSQIVQTLGTILEPEKALQEIVDGARNLAKADTAAIFFFAREKGSEKFRLASHSPKPHEYQLPLPRPIGGISRHVIDTGNSVCINDVLNDVRVNQEVIKEGTRSIVGVPVQVGSEKSGVLYVTSKQPYAFADHDVELLRNLAGHAAAALQRVQLLDALRQIERASSRIVEVDNVTQDLLREICGLGFEFGAVQLVDHASGTIATVQGIGIAQAWTGLAKHRLDVDSEARDIQADIAQNLTIEIITGWDPRFDLWIFNQFNHQRLIRIFAPIFLMRDQKGNLDLPTLECYDWEHPEKIQTKNGSVLRFEPSKMLAARQRYDLEVIGTIEAGYQITQRNSIGVEDAKSFFRVICEKARALWETQLNNVLETIVKNAMQLIAADSATIRLLYDPAKERYAFNVCAGKIGPEFLEIYYPKRGRLGDQALRDREPKVLDRDFEASYPDFYHLAELKKLYRDRYKPDEGIRALACFPLIVSETQYGLLYLHYWREHHFSNEELEWGKLFAEQAVSALKNTLVFQEKRQAARALDSLHFVGQFLVSQPQVKVEELLRRIAQSALNVLNADVITVYLYDQQQDNFPLLPPLVEGRLLVVGFPMMGQIERNDAPSRIIRDIRQNIYAPDALQHPIFCDRTRVRPPGKEIPFVDREKIKSAAGILFQVGSEIVGVMFVNYRTRHEFALEERRLIETFASAAAIGIYNARLFNRTDEQLRHRLEELTARVYELQELQEVSTAITYSTLDVKGVLQQIAKGARSVLDADVTVILPYDTASKNFHTNLVAYDGIPGGLEFDDVVTPGGVATSVLGSAEGYLIVDDVESPPHDVDVRPHEGFLQQIRVQSFLGVALRVGTGFGTEGSSDKETVGVLYIDFLHPHKFQKEEIQVAQMFANYAATAIAAARVHERKLEIERVAAINAFGARFAHRVGNLLGTVPVNFNAIQRLLKDSSNPHLKAHLDLLREDVAKIERILEAGKNLRKFGSIHKEAVVMNDILREVLGQQKLPDHVNASLDLDQEVGTLTANKSVLMDILSDMIDNALYAMPNGGHLTLGTKLHRENNMVEIRVSDTGWGIPSDVLQSLQKPLPFFSTKENNLGLGVWLDYQAVQQMGGKLHIESEVNFGTSFIIQLPL, encoded by the coding sequence ATGGAAGATTCCAAAAAAATCGAAGCTTTGCAGGCGCGACTGCGGGAACGAATTCAGGCTTTGGCAGCGGAAATCCATGCCGACACCGTGACCATGTTTTGCTACGATCGTGAGTCCGATAAATTTGCCCTGCCGCTTGGTTACGGCTTGCTCGATCCCTCCTCGTTTCAAAAATCCATGCCTCGTTCTGATCGTTTGGCCGGAAAAATCGTCAAGGAAAACAAAACGATCGTGGCTGAAACCGTTGCGAACCATCCCGAAATCAACGGTCCCTTTTCGCGCCGAGAAAAAATACAGTCGGTCGCAGGCTACCCGCTTGCCAAAAATGACATCACCGTTGGCGTGGTTTTTGTCAGTTATCGCCAGCCGCATCGCTTCAAAGATAACGATTTGGCTGCGATCAAACGTTTTGCGCAGGAGGCCGCCGGGGAAATCATCGCCGCACAAGTCCTGGATCGGCTGCGGGAGCAGAGTTATCGCGAGCAACCCGAAGAGCAACAGGTCTTGCAAGGCATCGTCGAAGTGATCTGCAGCGCCATGGACATGCCGGCCGCCATCTGGCTGCGCGACCGTTACGATCCCAAACGGGTGTCGATTCATGCCGCCACCGGCATCAGCGCTGACTATCAAGAGCGCGCCGCAGTTTGCCTTGATGACGAATCAATTATCAGCCAAGTTATGCGAACCGGCGAGAGCATCGGTGTTAAAAAAATTGGCCGCGATCCGCGCTTCAAGTATCCTGATCTGGCGGCAAGAGCCGGCTGGGAATCTCTTCTGGCTGTTCCCCTGAAGGTCAAGAATCACATAACCGGCGCGATAGAATTGTTCAGCTTTGAGCCGCGCGAATTCAGCCGCACCGATCTGGAAAAAATTTCCGTAATGATCGGAAGAATCGGCCTGGCGATTGAAAACTATCGGCGCTTTCAAGAGTTGCAAATTTTCAGTCAAATCGTGCAGACGCTCGGCACAATTCTGGAACCGGAAAAAGCCTTGCAGGAAATCGTCGATGGCGCGCGTAACTTGGCGAAAGCGGATACCGCGGCCATCTTTTTTTTTGCACGAGAAAAGGGCAGCGAAAAATTCAGGCTTGCCAGCCACTCCCCTAAACCACATGAGTATCAGTTACCCCTGCCGAGGCCGATTGGCGGCATCTCTCGACATGTCATTGACACCGGCAATAGTGTTTGCATCAATGATGTGTTGAATGATGTCCGAGTCAATCAAGAAGTTATTAAGGAAGGGACGCGGTCTATCGTTGGTGTTCCGGTGCAAGTCGGCTCTGAAAAATCCGGTGTTCTTTATGTGACCAGCAAACAGCCGTATGCTTTTGCCGATCATGATGTCGAATTGTTGCGTAATCTCGCTGGCCATGCGGCGGCAGCCTTGCAACGCGTGCAATTGCTGGATGCCCTCAGGCAAATTGAACGCGCAAGTTCGCGCATCGTTGAGGTGGATAACGTCACGCAGGATTTGTTGCGTGAAATTTGCGGCCTCGGTTTTGAGTTTGGTGCCGTACAGCTCGTGGATCACGCCAGTGGTACTATCGCCACGGTGCAGGGCATCGGCATTGCGCAGGCCTGGACGGGGCTTGCGAAACACCGGTTGGATGTCGATAGCGAAGCCAGAGATATTCAGGCGGATATCGCGCAAAATCTTACCATCGAGATCATCACGGGATGGGACCCACGTTTCGACTTGTGGATTTTTAATCAATTCAATCATCAGCGGCTTATTAGAATTTTTGCCCCTATTTTCCTGATGCGCGATCAAAAGGGCAACTTGGATTTGCCAACCTTGGAATGTTATGATTGGGAGCATCCGGAAAAAATTCAAACCAAGAACGGGTCGGTCTTGCGGTTCGAGCCGAGCAAAATGCTGGCTGCCAGGCAAAGATATGATCTCGAAGTTATCGGCACGATTGAAGCCGGTTATCAAATCACACAACGTAACTCGATCGGCGTCGAAGACGCAAAAAGTTTTTTTCGAGTGATCTGTGAAAAGGCGCGCGCGCTTTGGGAAACCCAGCTCAATAATGTGCTCGAGACCATTGTCAAAAATGCCATGCAACTGATCGCCGCTGATTCGGCGACGATTCGGCTGCTGTATGATCCGGCTAAAGAACGTTATGCGTTCAATGTTTGCGCCGGGAAAATCGGCCCGGAATTTTTGGAGATATATTATCCCAAACGGGGGCGGCTTGGCGACCAGGCCCTGCGCGATCGTGAGCCTAAAGTGTTGGACCGTGATTTTGAAGCGTCCTATCCGGATTTTTATCATCTTGCTGAATTGAAAAAACTTTACCGCGATCGTTACAAACCTGACGAAGGAATCCGCGCGCTTGCCTGTTTCCCGCTTATTGTGAGCGAAACCCAGTACGGCCTGCTTTACTTGCATTATTGGCGCGAGCATCATTTCAGCAATGAAGAATTGGAATGGGGCAAGTTGTTTGCCGAACAGGCAGTCTCCGCTTTGAAAAATACCTTGGTGTTTCAAGAGAAACGCCAAGCTGCGAGAGCTTTGGACAGCCTGCATTTTGTCGGACAGTTTCTGGTCTCGCAGCCGCAAGTCAAAGTTGAGGAGCTTCTCCGGCGCATCGCCCAAAGCGCGTTGAATGTTTTGAATGCGGATGTCATCACTGTTTATCTCTATGATCAGCAGCAGGATAATTTTCCCCTGCTGCCGCCGCTCGTTGAAGGCCGGTTGCTGGTCGTCGGATTTCCGATGATGGGTCAGATCGAAAGAAACGACGCCCCATCGAGAATTATTAGAGATATTCGTCAAAATATTTATGCCCCGGATGCTTTGCAACATCCAATTTTTTGCGACCGCACCCGAGTGCGTCCCCCCGGCAAAGAAATACCTTTTGTTGATCGCGAGAAAATCAAATCTGCTGCCGGCATTTTGTTTCAGGTCGGCTCGGAGATTGTCGGTGTGATGTTTGTCAATTATCGCACGCGCCACGAATTCGCTCTTGAAGAACGTCGTTTGATCGAAACGTTTGCCTCCGCTGCCGCCATCGGCATTTACAACGCCAGATTGTTCAACCGCACCGACGAACAATTGCGCCATCGCCTGGAGGAGCTCACCGCCCGCGTCTATGAACTGCAGGAGTTGCAAGAAGTCAGCACGGCCATAACGTATTCAACACTGGATGTGAAAGGCGTTTTGCAGCAAATTGCCAAAGGCGCCCGCAGCGTCCTGGATGCGGATGTAACGGTTATTCTGCCTTATGATACCGCCTCGAAAAACTTTCATACCAATTTGGTCGCGTATGATGGCATACCAGGCGGACTTGAATTCGATGATGTGGTGACACCGGGTGGAGTGGCCACCTCGGTTTTGGGAAGCGCAGAGGGTTATCTGATAGTGGATGATGTTGAAAGCCCGCCGCATGATGTTGATGTACGACCTCATGAGGGCTTTTTGCAGCAGATTCGCGTTCAATCATTTCTCGGCGTGGCTTTGCGCGTCGGCACCGGATTTGGCACCGAAGGCAGCAGCGACAAAGAAACGGTTGGTGTGTTGTACATCGATTTTCTTCATCCGCATAAATTTCAAAAAGAAGAAATTCAAGTCGCGCAAATGTTCGCTAATTATGCCGCCACCGCCATCGCCGCGGCGCGCGTTCACGAGCGCAAGCTGGAGATCGAGCGTGTGGCGGCCATCAACGCTTTTGGCGCCCGCTTCGCTCATCGCGTGGGAAATCTTTTGGGAACCGTGCCAGTCAATTTCAATGCGATCCAACGCCTGCTGAAAGACTCGAGCAATCCGCACTTGAAAGCGCATCTGGATTTATTGCGCGAAGATGTCGCCAAGATTGAACGCATTCTCGAAGCCGGCAAGAATCTCAGAAAATTCGGATCGATTCACAAAGAGGCCGTGGTGATGAACGACATTCTTCGCGAGGTTTTGGGGCAGCAAAAACTTCCCGATCACGTCAACGCCTCTCTCGATCTTGACCAGGAAGTCGGGACGCTTACGGCGAACAAATCGGTGCTGATGGATATTCTCAGCGACATGATTGACAATGCTTTGTATGCCATGCCGAACGGCGGGCATTTAACTTTGGGAACTAAACTGCATCGTGAGAATAACATGGTTGAGATTCGCGTGAGCGATACAGGCTGGGGAATTCCATCGGATGTCTTGCAAAGCCTGCAAAAGCCGTTGCCGTTCTTCAGCACGAAGGAAAATAACCTCGGCCTTGGAGTTTGGCTTGATTATCAGGCTGTTCAACAAATGGGAGGAAAGCTGCATATTGAGAGTGAGGTCAACTTTGGCACTTCTTTCATCATTCAACTGCCGCTTTAA
- a CDS encoding S8 family serine peptidase — protein sequence MKIIAAVAFIFLWVSGPLWGQAVADLSEEMLVYVQPGNLEFPPNQRGALPPDSINIPSIQLRNAFNRFQITSIAKAFPDFSDADTVRSDEAGRLVKIPQFSRIFRLQLPNKAIVDSAIVVLSKIPGVLFAEKNMEARLFLDDDYPLQWHLNNTGQLGGTPGEDIRAESAWSIFTGSSSIRIGVIDSGIELGHDDLTGKSSGDAYTTGANFPVTTQNHGTHVAGIAAASHNNVGRVRGVDANARIVSRRIFQADRVSLPNNPDGYVGDSEAANQIISAVDAGSHVLNNSWGSASYSSTLRSAFAYAYKLNRVAVAAMGNASSSTTEYPAGFGQGIIAVGATTNIGGRSSFSNTGNHIDVSAPGSNIYSTITGNSYTYYSGTSMATPIVSGIASLLKGYNSNLYNDDIEQIIRLGVDDKGPITGWDPEYGTGRVNARKALDYLRAPYTLSQLTATNGTTVSTSGTFQMTFYATAGLADGLYIVKRYVIQKSVTFPTAYNPAPYVWGRGVASNGFNYANPNFGMPWCKVVDGTITTTSATLETVVYEVWSLGGQYLGFKPTTPSSAVLGYTILGIPQPLSVTITGPGVLLWKQWGTWTANPSGGVGSYSYEWRYRNNGTGDWSSVVSTSQNYTRQMPNNDIELQVKVTSGSEIAYDTNYVTLGPIDPKIAYPIGVEENVIPVDFALSQNFPNPFNPETAIRFGLPQDEHVQLVVIDLLGREVRKLVDNDFSAGYHSVVWDGKDNAGSAVASGVYIIHACLKCANLER from the coding sequence GTGAAGATAATTGCGGCCGTCGCTTTTATCTTCCTGTGGGTGTCCGGCCCTCTTTGGGGTCAAGCCGTCGCAGATCTATCAGAGGAGATGCTGGTATACGTTCAGCCTGGAAATCTGGAATTCCCTCCGAACCAGCGAGGCGCACTTCCTCCTGATAGTATCAACATTCCTTCGATACAGTTGCGAAATGCCTTCAATCGTTTTCAGATCACCTCCATCGCCAAAGCCTTTCCTGATTTTTCCGATGCCGATACCGTCCGCAGCGACGAAGCGGGAAGATTGGTCAAAATTCCCCAGTTTTCACGCATATTCCGTCTGCAACTTCCCAATAAGGCAATAGTAGACTCTGCCATTGTGGTCTTGTCAAAAATTCCCGGAGTCCTCTTTGCCGAGAAGAATATGGAGGCACGTTTGTTTTTGGATGATGATTATCCGCTGCAATGGCATTTGAATAACACCGGCCAATTGGGTGGAACGCCGGGTGAAGATATTCGAGCGGAATCCGCCTGGTCCATTTTCACGGGCAGTTCGAGTATCCGAATCGGTGTGATCGACTCGGGCATAGAATTAGGGCATGACGATTTAACCGGAAAATCTTCGGGTGATGCTTATACGACCGGCGCGAATTTTCCCGTCACCACGCAAAATCACGGCACCCACGTTGCCGGCATAGCGGCAGCCAGCCATAATAATGTCGGGAGAGTTCGCGGCGTCGATGCCAATGCCCGCATCGTATCTCGCCGCATATTCCAAGCAGATCGCGTGTCCCTGCCGAACAATCCGGACGGATATGTGGGCGACAGTGAAGCCGCAAATCAGATCATTTCGGCCGTAGATGCAGGCTCTCACGTCTTGAATAATAGCTGGGGATCAGCATCATACAGCTCCACACTCCGTTCGGCGTTTGCCTATGCGTACAAATTAAATCGAGTCGCTGTTGCGGCGATGGGAAACGCGAGCAGCAGCACGACAGAATACCCGGCAGGGTTTGGTCAGGGGATCATCGCCGTCGGAGCGACAACCAATATTGGCGGTCGAAGCAGTTTCTCAAACACTGGAAATCACATTGATGTTTCAGCGCCTGGAAGCAATATTTACTCAACGATAACGGGCAACAGCTACACCTACTATTCCGGCACCTCGATGGCGACACCCATTGTATCCGGCATCGCCTCGCTGCTCAAAGGATACAATTCCAACCTCTACAACGACGACATTGAGCAAATCATCAGACTCGGAGTTGATGATAAAGGACCAATAACGGGTTGGGATCCTGAATACGGTACTGGTCGCGTCAATGCGCGCAAGGCGCTGGATTATTTGCGTGCGCCTTATACGCTCAGCCAACTGACTGCGACCAACGGCACGACGGTCAGCACCAGCGGCACTTTTCAAATGACGTTCTATGCCACTGCCGGGCTTGCCGATGGCCTCTACATTGTCAAACGATATGTGATTCAGAAATCGGTGACTTTCCCGACTGCCTATAACCCCGCACCTTATGTTTGGGGACGAGGTGTGGCTTCCAATGGCTTTAATTATGCCAACCCGAATTTCGGGATGCCTTGGTGTAAAGTGGTTGACGGTACCATCACGACAACAAGCGCCACCTTGGAGACGGTGGTCTATGAAGTTTGGAGCTTGGGTGGCCAATATCTTGGCTTCAAGCCAACCACTCCATCAAGCGCTGTTTTGGGTTACACGATTCTTGGCATTCCACAACCGCTCAGCGTGACCATCACCGGCCCGGGTGTGCTGCTTTGGAAACAATGGGGTACCTGGACAGCCAATCCTTCAGGTGGGGTTGGCTCCTACTCTTATGAATGGCGTTACCGTAACAACGGAACCGGCGATTGGTCGTCTGTGGTGAGCACCTCACAAAACTACACGCGCCAAATGCCAAATAATGACATCGAATTGCAAGTTAAAGTTACAAGTGGCAGCGAAATTGCTTATGACACGAACTATGTTACCTTGGGTCCGATTGATCCCAAGATAGCCTATCCGATTGGCGTCGAAGAAAATGTCATACCAGTGGACTTCGCGCTGTCGCAAAACTTCCCCAACCCCTTCAACCCTGAAACTGCCATTCGCTTTGGCCTGCCGCAAGATGAACACGTGCAATTGGTGGTCATTGATCTTTTGGGCCGTGAAGTACGGAAGTTAGTTGATAACGATTTCAGTGCTGGTTACCATTCGGTGGTTTGGGACGGCAAAGATAACGCGGGCAGCGCCGTTGCCTCCGGCGTTTACATCATTCATGCTTGCCTTAAATGTGCCAACCTCGAACGCTAA